In Planctomycetota bacterium, the DNA window ATCGGATAATATTCAGGCGTGATTTCGACCCGCCCTAAATATAAGGCAAAAAGCAGGGTGACCACGCCTAAGCTGAACATCTGGCCTAGCAGCCGCATCGTGCCTAACATAGCCGAGGCAATGCCGTAGGTTTTTCGGTCCACCGAACTCATTACCGCATTTGTATTAGGCGATGAGAACAAGGCAAAACCTGAGCCCAGGATAACCAGGCAGGCGACGATGAATATCAGGTTGCTGGCGCCATTGAGGAAAGACAGCAGGAACAGTCCGGCCACGGTAAGCGCCATGCCGATTGACGAGACCATCCGCGGTTCAATCCGGTCCGAGAGCATCCCGGCAAACGGCGAGAACGCTGTCATGATAATGGGTTGGGCTATCAGGACCATTCCGGCCGATGCGGGACTGAAACCCCGGATGTATTGGAGATATAAACTCAGGAGAAAACCCACGCCAAAGGTGGCGCTGTAGTTTATCAGGGCGGCCAGATTGGAGAAGATAAAGACGGTATTATTTCGGAATATGGCGATGTTAAGAATCGGATGCTGGATTCTTATCTCGCGCCTGACGAATAATACGGATAATAATACGCTGGAGGCAATAAACGCCGCTCCGGCGATTCCGGGCAGGAGCGAGAATCCGTACATCAACGATATAAGCATCAAACCATAGACGACAGATCCGATAAAATCAAAACGCTCGCCTTTTGCGTCCGTCCATTCGCCCGATATTTTCCAGAGCGCCAAGACCAGGATTATCAGGCAGAGCGGTATGTTAATCAGGAATATGGCGCGCCAGTCGAGATGCTGGGTGATAAGCCCGCCCAGGGGCGGGCCTAACGAAAGCCCAAGATAAACCGCCGCCACGCTGATGCCCAGGACCTTTCCTCTTTGCTCTTTGGGAAATACCGAGGTCAGGATGGCCAGGGCAGTGGCCGAAAACATGGCGCTGCCGATGCCCTGCAGGGCGCGCGAAGCAATGAGCATCGCGGCGGATACGGAAAATCCGGCCAGGGTCGAGCCGAGCGTATAAATGATTATCCCGAGTATGAATATCCGCTTGCGGCCGTGGATGTCGGCGATTCGGCCGAATGGAATGAGACATACGGCCACCGAGAGGATAAAGGCCGTGGCTACCCAACTGAGCAGGATAGCATCGAGATTGAATTCCTTTCCGATAGAAGGCAGGGCAATATTGATGGACGAGCCCATAAAAGGCATCAGGAATGCCGCTAAAAGGGTGATCAGCAGGATAGACCATCTGTTGGCCGAAATTTCATTTTCCATAAGCATTAAATAAATAGGGTATTTGTCCTTGGGTGTGAGTAATCAGCCATTGTGTCTCACAGGGATTTTACAATTTTCTTAAATAGTGCGCCGCGTTCGGCGAAGTTACGAAACATATCAAAGCTGGCGCAGGCCGGTGACAGCAAAACCGTATCCCCGGTCTTGGCGATTCGTTTGGCTAAGAGCACCGTTTCCAGAAGATAGCCTGCTTTTAATATAACTGTATTATCCTGAAGACAGCCAGAGCCGTATTTTAATAAGGCACTTTCAATCTTATCCGCCGTGGCGCCTATCAGGATAACGCTTTTGACGCGCCGGTGACTGCGAATGATTGTCTTGGCTAATTCGTCAAAAGGCAGAAGCTTGTCATAACCGCCCAGGATGAGATGAAGATTGCCGGATACCGCGTTGATGGCGCCGATGGTCGAGACCGGATTGGTGGCAATCGAATCGTTATAATATCTCACGTTGTTTACCTCAGCCACGAATTCCAGCCGGTGTTCCACGCCCGGGAACGTCCTGATGACCTGGGCCAGATGAGCCGTCGGTATATTAAAGATTCCGGCCGCAGCCAGGGCGGCTGAGATATTTTCACGATTAAAATTGCCCAGCAATCTGGTATCGGAGGTGTCGCAGATAGCGCGCCTGGAGCCATTGGCCGAGATATAGAATTTGTTATTATGGATAAATACTCCGCCGTAAGAATGTTTGCGGCGGCTGAAATATAATATCTTGCCGTCTGATTCTTTTACCCATTGCCGGACTTCCCAGTCATCGAGATTCAGGACGGCGTAATCGGATTTGGCCTGATGGCGCAGGATGGATTTCTTGGCATTAATATAATTGCGCATTGTTTTGTGCCGGTCAAGGTGATTAATCGATATATTGGTAACCACGCTGATATGGGGTGACTTTCGGATGCGACTGAGGTCTTCCAGCTGGAAACTGGAGAGTTCTAGGACAACGATATTGTTTCTGCCAATCCGGTCGGTCTTTTCCAGCAGTGAATCCTTGCCGACATTGCCGCCCAGCCAGATTTTCCGCTTTGTGCCCTTGAGCATCTCGGCAATCAGATACGCCGTAGTGGTCTTGCCGTTACTGCCGGTCACGCCGATAATCGGCGCCAGGCAGAGCTGGAAAAAGAGATTGCTTTCCGTCTCCAGCCGGACGCGGTTCTTCTTGGCCAGCGCCAGATAAGGCGAATCAGGCGGCACAGCCGGATTGACCACGACCAAATCCGCCTTGGTGAAATCCTTGGTCCGATGCCCGCCCAGATGATAGCTGATGCCTTTTAGGTCTGCCAGCGCCTGAAGCGATTCTTGTAGTTCGGATGGTTTTCTGATATCTGTAACAGTTATTTTGGCGCCGGATTTATGGAGCCAGCGGGTGACGCCCACGCCTCCGCCGAAGAGCCCCAGGCCCATTACGGTAACGCGCTTGCCTTTGAATATATTTGCAGTTAAATTCATTTAGCCCTTCTTCAGATGATGGCCTACGGTATCTATAATTGCCTGGCGATACTTTTCATCTATGGCCAGGAATTCAATCCTGGTGTTATAAACCGCCAGCTTGCCCATCGGCGATGATTCGATCACTCGTCCGATAATCTCCACCGGTTCGCGCGCCGAGGGCACCCGGACCTTTAGGATAAGTCTGGCATCGGTCTGGAATTGAATACTGGTGGTTATGGCCATTCCGCCGATACTTAAGTTCTTGGTCTGGGATATATCCAGTGCGTCCTGGCGTTCCAGCGGGCAATACGATACCACAAAGTGCGTATTGACGCGGGGGAACTTCCTTTTTTCGGCCGATGAACTGCCCATTTATTTCTTGTCCTGCTTCGCCCCGTCTTCTTTCAGCTTTTCCTCTAAGTGGTCTTTAAGGCGTTCCATTCTTTCTAATGATTTTTTGATATCGGTCTTGCCCTGTTTTTCCAGGATGAAATAGAACGAGTGGTTGTCCACAAAAGGATAAGGGATAAGGAGCATCATAATATCAAGCGGAAAAATCTGGAATATCGGGGCGCTGACTGGGATGATGGATTTATAGGTCTGGTAGCCGTCTTTTTCCAGCAGCACTTCGCGCTTGCCGTAGAAGGTGAAAGGCACCGAAAGCGGCGTAATGCCTTTATCCTGTCCGTCCAGCGTGACCTTTGCGCCGGCCGGTTCTGAGGTAATCAGAATCCGGTGCTCGGCGCAACTCACCAGCAGGATTGATAGAATAATTAAACCAATTAATCGCATTTTCTCATTAACTCCCCGATTTTCTTATAGTCAGGATAAAACTCCTCCGCTTTAATAAGGAGTTCCTTGGCCCGGGATTTATTGCTCAATTCTAAATAAATCTCCGCCTGAGAGCAATAAAAATCAGCCAATACCTTGTTGCGTTCGCCGGAGGTCGTCCTCATGGTCAGCCGGATGGCCATATCGTATTCCCGCAATGCGGCGTCAGGTTGTTTCTGGGCGCGGTATCCTTTGGCTAGGTAATTATGTAGCTGGATGCTCTCCGGTTCCAGATAGACCGCGTCTTGCAGGAGCGCTACCAGTTTATCGTACTGCTTCAGCGAAACGTAGTGTTTGGCCAGCTTCATCCGGTTGGTGAAATCCAAGTGATTAATCTTGATTAACTCCTCTATCTCGGCATACATCTGGTCTGTCTGTTTTTGTTCTTCATAAATGGAAATCAGGTAGTGGTAGGGGCTGAAACCCGCTTTGGCATAATGCGGAAAGTATTGCTTGGCCTTTATGAATTCGGCAATCGCCTCATTAGTCTTGTTGCGCTTGTATAACTCCCGGGCATTGTTGAACGTCTTCTCGAACTCCTTGAAATTGATGCCCTTGAGAAACTCATTGTTAAAATAGTCGAAGAACTCCTTATCAAATCCTTCCACGTTTTTATCCAGGCATTCCTTGAAAATCGTTTCGGTATCCTTACCCGCGCCCCAGCCTTTAAGCATCTTGATAATCGTTTCCATCCCGTATTTATGGTGGAGGTATTCTATGATGACCGAACTCAGGTAATAAGAATGGGTTACGTCGGCGTCCCGGCGGTCCACGAAATCAGTCAGGTGTTTGAGCTTGTTCTCCGAGATGGCCTTGACTAGGTCGTCCTCAATCTCCTCGCCCCAGGCCGGGTTATAGAGTTTCTCGGCATAGACCGAGCAGCCCTCGGTGAACCAGCGCGGCACGCGGAACCGGCTCATTTGCAGGGTGATGATGTGCATAAATTCGTGCACCGTAATAGAGCCCCAGTGGAAACGCTCGGCCATCTGTTCCTGGGCCTTGGGCGATAAAACCAGGAAGGTTTGGGCAAAGCACACCCCGCGCGCCGCGATAAATCCCGGAAAGCCCATCAGCCGGACCGAGAAATCATTGTGGTTCGGAAAGGCCTCAACCAGCAACGGCGTTATCGGCTTGTATTGATAGAGCGTGGTGAACTTATCATAGGCGTCCTCCAGCAACTCCGGCATATACGGCTCCAACAGGAAGCGCTCGTCCTTGTGCATCTTAATCTCAAAATCCCCGGTCTTGACTATCTCAAACTCATCCCGGAGCGCATCCAGGACCTTGAGCATATTGTGGACCTTGACGTTGAACGGGTCGCGGGCAAAGGCCTCGCCCAATAATTTTCGGCCTTGCATTTCATAGTCTGGACCGAGGTGCATATAATTGAATCCGGTGGCAGTCCGGGCGTCCCAGAGATGCCCGTCCAGGGTCAGCGCCTTTTCATAGAATCCGGTTGCCTCCATATAAAACAGTCGCCGGTCTAAATTATCTCCGATAATCAGATAGAACAACGCCGGATTCCTGTTCACCTCCAGGATTGCCCGGCATTCCTTGTCAAACTCCGGCATCTTGTTGGTGAG includes these proteins:
- a CDS encoding MFS transporter yields the protein MENEISANRWSILLITLLAAFLMPFMGSSINIALPSIGKEFNLDAILLSWVATAFILSVAVCLIPFGRIADIHGRKRIFILGIIIYTLGSTLAGFSVSAAMLIASRALQGIGSAMFSATALAILTSVFPKEQRGKVLGISVAAVYLGLSLGPPLGGLITQHLDWRAIFLINIPLCLIILVLALWKISGEWTDAKGERFDFIGSVVYGLMLISLMYGFSLLPGIAGAAFIASSVLLSVLFVRREIRIQHPILNIAIFRNNTVFIFSNLAALINYSATFGVGFLLSLYLQYIRGFSPASAGMVLIAQPIIMTAFSPFAGMLSDRIEPRMVSSIGMALTVAGLFLLSFLNGASNLIFIVACLVILGSGFALFSSPNTNAVMSSVDRKTYGIASAMLGTMRLLGQMFSLGVVTLLFALYLGRVEITPEYYPMFLSCMKTAFLVFAIICFVGVFASLARGKVRNNYVCSNSEK
- the murD gene encoding UDP-N-acetylmuramoyl-L-alanine--D-glutamate ligase → MNLTANIFKGKRVTVMGLGLFGGGVGVTRWLHKSGAKITVTDIRKPSELQESLQALADLKGISYHLGGHRTKDFTKADLVVVNPAVPPDSPYLALAKKNRVRLETESNLFFQLCLAPIIGVTGSNGKTTTAYLIAEMLKGTKRKIWLGGNVGKDSLLEKTDRIGRNNIVVLELSSFQLEDLSRIRKSPHISVVTNISINHLDRHKTMRNYINAKKSILRHQAKSDYAVLNLDDWEVRQWVKESDGKILYFSRRKHSYGGVFIHNNKFYISANGSRRAICDTSDTRLLGNFNRENISAALAAAGIFNIPTAHLAQVIRTFPGVEHRLEFVAEVNNVRYYNDSIATNPVSTIGAINAVSGNLHLILGGYDKLLPFDELAKTIIRSHRRVKSVILIGATADKIESALLKYGSGCLQDNTVILKAGYLLETVLLAKRIAKTGDTVLLSPACASFDMFRNFAERGALFKKIVKSL
- a CDS encoding PilZ domain-containing protein; this translates as MGSSSAEKRKFPRVNTHFVVSYCPLERQDALDISQTKNLSIGGMAITTSIQFQTDARLILKVRVPSAREPVEIIGRVIESSPMGKLAVYNTRIEFLAIDEKYRQAIIDTVGHHLKKG
- a CDS encoding PEGA domain-containing protein, which encodes MRLIGLIILSILLVSCAEHRILITSEPAGAKVTLDGQDKGITPLSVPFTFYGKREVLLEKDGYQTYKSIIPVSAPIFQIFPLDIMMLLIPYPFVDNHSFYFILEKQGKTDIKKSLERMERLKDHLEEKLKEDGAKQDKK